The Nicotiana tomentosiformis chromosome 2, ASM39032v3, whole genome shotgun sequence genome includes the window GCATGGGCTCCACACGCATTTaacagaaaaataaagaaattggaTACCCTCAAATCATAGAAACCAACTAGATAAACGTACTAAGTATTAAAAAAGGAGAAACTAGATAAACGTACTTtcctttcgacttcgggtacatGTATATCATCCCTCTCAATTGAACGCGGATGTCAACTGTCATGTGGCTACCCTTCGCCACTTTCATTTTTCCACATTATTTGTTTCCCTTACTTTATACAACTGTCTTCTACTCATCCTATATTCTACTATGCTTTCCTTTTTTtgactttttcttttaatttcccaCTACCAACATTCTCATTATCCCTTcatcatttatatatatatatatatacgactAGACTACCTCATTCTCATCCTCAACAATCAAATCCAAGAACTCATCTCTATTCTCTTAAATCCACAAAAATTATATTCAATCTTGTGTTATTGATATGGGCAACTATATTTCTTGTACCTTATTAGGACCAGGAGGCAACAAACAATCAAGAGGTGTAAAAGTCATATTCCCAAGTGGTGAAATCAGACATTTTTATCAACCAATAAAAGCAGCAGAGGTAATGCTAGAGACACCTAATTTCTTTCTTGTAAACACAAGGTCACTTAAAATTGGAAGGAGATTTTCTGCTCTGAATGCTGATGAAGATCTTGATATGGGCAATGTCTATGCTATGTTTCCTATGAAAAGAGTAAATTCATTTGTCTCAGCAGCTGATATGGGAGCTTTGCTACTTACTGCTAACTCTGTGTCCAAAAGGGTGTCAATTGGAAGTTTCAGAATCTTGCCTGAATCATGTGTAGAGTATTCTGCTTTGGAAATAGTACAGCCTCAGGCTAATTATGAGCAACAAGTTTTGCCAAAGTTGAATTTGGATGATATTGAAGAGTTTTCAACTCCAGAGTTTAAGCACAGGTTGTCTATGTGTAGGTCAAAGAAACCATTGTTGGAAACTATTGCTGAAGAGCCAGTTTGTTCAAGATGAGGATTATTTTGAACTACGAAATTTCATTCGACTTAATTCTCTTTGAATTTTAGTAAGgagaaaatattcttttttatagATTAGGGTAGGATTTGTTTGTGATTCACATTCACTATATTCTCTGATGAAAACAAAAAGATGTATATTTGATCTTTTTTGAGTGAGGCTTAAATTTAATCGAAGGATCAAGAGCTGAACTTTTGTATTTGAGATAGGGTgctgaagagaagaaaagaaaaaaagttttttttttttttttttttgcgaataagaaaaaggaaaaatggTCAAATTTGTCCTTATACTATCCGAAAAGGATCACATTTACCCTCCGTTATACTTTCAGTACAAAAGTAGCCTCGACGTTAATCTAATGGTTCAAAAATACGCCTCTTCCGTTAGAGTTGTCAAAGGTAGATACCCAATCCCATATAACACTATAATTTGATGACATGGATACCACGTGGCATACCATCTCATCGGCCCCGACCCTTTTTACCCCATCTCTCCACTTACTCTTCCATCAGTAGCACCTTCTCTCTTTTTACCACCATTGCGACCATCACCACCCCCAGGCCACCGTTTCACCACCTTCACCTTTACTCAACGATAGACCCGTCCTCCGCCTCTTGCTGTATTTTTCTTCATAAATTGATATTATTTCATGAATTTTAACACTACAATTGtcaattttttttcttccaaGTGAATTCTTTGGTCTGGTTGTCTTCTTTTGCCTAATTCTGGTTATATTTCTCTTCAACAATCGAATCTTAGGAAATTTTACACAAGACTTGTGACTTCTGATGCTTAGAAAAACTATTTTTTTGGGTTGTTATATTTTGCCTACTTCTGGTAAGAGGAGGCTCAAGAACACTGGGGCCTAAAGCCGAAGTTTATTAAGAGATATTTTTTTGCCAACATTAAGAGGCCTTAagctttaaaaaagaaaaatcatattAAATAACCTGATTCATCTTTATAGTTGGCATATTTAAAttatgataaaaaaaataaaaagcaatATACTACTATAGGTAAAGatacaaaaaataaattttaaattcaaaaaaaaaaagatattagCAAGTTAGAATAATCGAACTTGATTTTAAATGTTATAACTTGATATCAGAATGAAATTTCAATAATTTTAATTTGTTTGCTGCAATGCTTGAGAACGAGAGAAAGAACGAAAAGTACAATTTTAATTTATTCAATGCCTTTGGTTCATATTGTTTAGAAAATAGACAATCTAGTAATGAAAAAGGATACTTTAAAATACAGTTCTATTatgaaatagaaaaaaatattaatattaagAATATAAATTAATCACCAGTCACCATCAATCACATTGACTAAGTAATTcatctttttttttaatataagaaTCTTATACTTTTTCACCATgaatattaaatattttctacAAAACTTACTATAGATTAACCTATTTTTGCTATTATAAAACAAATGGGGCCTTAGAAACTTAGGGGCCTAAAGCCCTTGCTTCAGTCGCTTGGCTCTTGATCCGGCACTGCTTCTAGTTgtatttttcttcaagaattaGTACCATTTGCGAAGTTTTTCACCGAGTTGTGAATTTTGGATGCTTTATGAACCTATATTTTATTGTTTTCCCTTGCCTAATTGTGGTTGAGTATTCTCCAAGCATTATATCGTTTTAGAAAATTTTTATGCTGGAGGTGTCAACTTATGAGCtataaattttttgttttttgttttctaTTGCATAATTCTAGTTGTATTTCCTCCAAAAATGGTACCATTTCAGGAGTTTTACAATAGAGTAGTCCATTTCTGATACTTAGTCATCTTTTATTTTGGATTTCTTTTCTTTTGCATATAGTTCTGGTGGTATGTTGCTCCAAGGATTTGGTATCGTTTATAGAGTTGTTGATTTCTAATGCTTATAGTAGGGGTGTATGGCTGAGAGCTGAAGGTGGTGAAAATGGTGGTGATAGTGGCAAAGGTGGTAAGAGGAGAGGAGGTGATGGAAGAGGAAGTAAAGGGAGGGGTAAGATAGGTTGGGGCTGATGAGATAGACATGCCATGTGGTGTCCATATCATCAAAATATAGTGTCACATGGGATTAGGTGTCCACCTTGGACAGCTCTAACGAAAGATGGATATATTTGAGCCATTAGATTAACGTCAGGGATACGTCTGTATAAAAAATATAACGGAGGGTAAATATAATCCTTTTCGCATAGTAGAGGGTCAACTTTAACCCTTTTCCCTAAGAAAAAAGTCTATGGTTGCAAATTTCATAACTTGTAATTTATGCATAATTTTCAGAGCATAATGAAAAAAATATAGTGTGTATTTTTCGACGTGATACTGGTACTACTAATAGTCAGAGGCGAAGCCAACATTTCAACCTTATGAGTTCAGAATTTTAAAACGACGATTTCAAGTGCTAATAACTGGGTTCTAAGCttaatatttgtacatatttaataaatttcttaacaTAAATACTCTATTTGagcaaaagttactgggttcaaCCGAACCCGCAGCCGAacttctagctccgcccctgctaATAGTTGTTCATTTGGTGCATCAATTATtggaaaagggtcaaatatacccctctactttgatATATTGTTCATAACTACCCTCTGTTATACTATCAGGACATATCTACCCTTACTgttaataaatttttttaaaaatacccctATCTAACGGAATCCactagattaataaaataattattttaaaaaatattcatTAACCTATAACCCATTAAAtccatcatataaaaatacggaACCTAAATTTCTGAGACGTCTTAACATATTTTATTCATTTAGAGAGAGACCGATAATAATGGTGAATGTATGTTTAGTAAGAACTTATATTTTTAGTTCTTAGTTGTTCATGGTGGCATTAGGATGTCATGTTATCACTTTTAGTTGTATTTTTTTGTAGTTATAATATGACATCCTTTTGTCTAATGCAATTCACACTTGATAGTTGGTTTGTATGTCGGTAACAACTGATATATACTTTATCAATATTTGTATTTGGTTAGTGCATGAAATTAGTGTATTTAGGTTGTTAAATTACTTTCCAACTTGTTGGTgtactttctttcattcttgatGATTTTTTTAGACTCTAACTTGATATTAAATTGAATCTCCtctaataattttttaatttttgttcctTATAAGTTCAGTTGTTACTAAGAATTATGAGTATCCCATCCCATAGCTTAAAATCTAACTTTGATTCTTAAGGCGTGATTTGACGATAATTACTCGTTGCTCAAATGCTTAAAGCAGAATAAGAAAATATGGTGCGTGAACAATCATCAACAAAGGCTCATTGTTGGAGGAAGAAATACCTCGGTAGCTGCCTTAAGACTTCATAATTATCAACCTAATAAGATGCTATAAACATTCAAGTCATGGTGAAAAGCAAATCATGGTGAATACTCCGCATAATTCAGCATGGTGGgaaaaaaacaaagagaaaagctagaaaaaaaaagaaattaaaaagtagACTATAATAAACATACAATAAGGATATTAAAAGAATCGTGACTcaatatataaatgaatatatgATTGTCGGTATTCTTATGTCTTTCACTTCTTAAGTTCAACAAATGGCTACGAAAGAGATGACTAATCTGTAAGTAAGAAGTGCAGTAAATAAAAAGGATTTAACAGGTTATTAATGAGTTTTAAAAAAATAGGTATTTTCTTAATTTGGTAGCTTTCTGTTAGGTGGaggatatttttaaaaaatttggcTAATGATAAGGGTAGATGtgacccgatagtataacggatgGTAGATATGAATAATATATTAAAacagaggggtatatttggcccttttccctcaATTATTTGATATTAGACCTTCAATCTCTTAATCTATTCCCAAGCAGTTTTCTTGTTTTGACTTTCATTtccttttgaatttttaaaaatctCTCTCTTTTAGTTTCAACATCAAATAGAGAATCATAAGAAAGGCAGTGAAAGATTAATATTTAAGGGTCGTTTGGTAAGAGGAACTAGGAACAGTATTtacaatatttaattgaagaGATTAGGAATAGTAATCATCGCCATAACTAAGAGCGTTTGGCTGGTTGTACAAAAACAAATAATCCCTGCATACTTAATATAACGTTTAATTAGAAGTATTAAAGAATACTCATTATTGAATTATGCGAAAATTTATGAGAAATATATTGTGGAATAAAAATCTGTACATCAATATAATAATACATAGAAAACTTTTTTAAAGACAAAAAAGATATCTAAGATATAGGTAATACCTACATAATAGTCATTGCATTGTATAACAATTCATACATTATTATATATCTTATAAAGAATCGCTTCATTATTATTCAACGGATAAACAATCAAGCATATTATAATCTCCTAATAATTAGCATGTGAACCAAATTATTCCGTAATTAAGCTAACCGAAGGATCTGAAGCTCAAAGGCACATGGCATTCCAAACTGTTGGCATTTGGTTCAAATTTTGTAAGGGGTTTTTGCGAAAGAAAAATCAATATTATGTAAAAATtgtatttcaagcaaactccaaAAAAGAAGTGTTCCTTTTAGTTGGTGAAGATGTTCTGCTAAAGGAAATGTATTTAAGACCAATTAGGGAAAATGACTTGCGTTATTCATTCGTATAACTACTTTTTATAATTGCTTTAACTTTGACTTAGTGGTACATGTATGTTTATATTCATTAAATCTTTACTTGCCATAAATATAAGTTATctattgtatagggtaaaatcggttcaTATTAAATACTCGCATAACAGAGCGACACGTGAAATCGGAGACAGACGAAAAGTAAGACAGGTGGAAACCAAGACCGGGGAAGCAGCTTCGGTTAGGACCGGAGAGCCCCCGAATGGAATATTGCTAATGAAAACAAACGATTGCCTGTCACTCgataacattcaatgaagaatatttctACAATATTAAATACATAATCCGTTATAGAGAATTATGACATTCATAGTAtgtcgttacacattcttcaacgGCCCctataattgtcatttaagagaaGCTTGATCCTAGAACCTtattccctaggtgcaactataaatagtgatttCAACAGTCATTGCAAGGGTACAAATTTTttgacaaacttatgctatataTTCAAAAGCGAATaataccatattcaaggggatgtaccatggtgcatgctattcgccgatgacataattctgattgatgagtcgcgaaccggtgttaacgagaggctggaggtttgaagacaggctcttgagtctaagggtttcaagctgagcaggacgaagacggaatacttggagtgtaagttcagcgctgagccaggggaagtgggcgtggatgtgaggcttgattcacaGGTCATTCCATGTAGAggtagcttcaagtaccttggttcggttatccagggggagggagatcgacgaggatgtcacacaccgtattggggtaggatggatgaagtggaggttagcatttggagtcctgtgtgacaagagagtgccaccgatactcaaaggtaagttttataaagcggtggttagaccggccatgatgtatggggctgagtgttggcccgttaagaactcacatatccagaagatgaaagtagcagaaatgaggatgttacggtagatgtgcgggcacactaggatagataagattaagaatgatgatattcgggagaaggtgcatgcggctcccattgatgataagatgcgggaagcgaggcttagatgatTCGGACATGTTCataggagaagcccagatgctctggtacggaggtgtgagcagctagtTACGGAGgacacgagaagaggtagatggcgacctaagaagtattggggagaggtgatcatgcaagatatggcgaggctccagatttccgaggatatgacacttgataggaagatgtggaggtcgagtattagggttgtaggttaggaggtagttgagtcgtgccttacttcgtaacatggtgggactagtcatgtaggatttttgtctaagataactgtgagaatgttgtggcttactattttatttttcagtgcaggtcctatttactagctatcgcttttgctttacatctttcttctagatttcatggtgttcctatttttcttatgactgttgtggtgatactaatatttactaatattgtctccctttactttgcatctttcttttggatttcatggtgttcctatttatcctatgattgttgttgtgatactaatattgtctccctttttgcccttttgtcttctttttttaagccgagggtctttcggaaacagcctctctactccttcggggtaggagtaaggtctgcgtacacactaccctccccaaaccccattagtgggattttactgggttgttattgttgttgttgttgttcttgccTACTAATACTTGTATTACTGCTTTTGGGAGCTCTGCTCCCGAAACTAAAGCTATCAGCTgctttatctcgatttcaacaccaagtgttgtattttatttaatttatttatcattttgggatcaaatcgattcgattgtctataaatcacgttacaaattcaacCGTACCGTTTTACGGTCAAACATCTATCTTAATACTCAACCAAACATGAAACTTGGTTACTGCACGGGGAGAGATGGAGCACAATTTTGCATTTCAAAGATCTTTAGTTATTCTGAGATGGAGAGATACTATATATTTTGAATATTAAAGATTAGTATCATTTTGGAACGAGGGTGTATGATTTTGTATATTAAGGATCTATTATTTTGTAAATTTGCACAGGAGAAATTAATGGGCTTCATGAAGGGGACATGTCCTTTTTCCTGTGATATTTTGGTTTTTTGGATAATATGGTTGACTGTCTTGTTTCTTCTTGAATGAGAGTGAAAATCAAGAAATGATCTGGGCAGTGGATTATACAGCTCATTTCTTCAGAAGAAATTGAATTATTACTCAGTAATGTAGAAGACAACTCTTGCTTTATGCCTCTCGATCGCCGGAGTACATGGGTATTTATTTACTTTTTAGGTAATTATCATATACATTTACGTAATCCGTGGAATTTTTAAGGTCTTTGACTAAGCTTTCTTTGAAGTTGAACCTTAATTTGCATACGAATTGAGACCAatatttgtttacccgaaaaagaTAACacttgaatttatacgtggttctaaagatacgtagtataacttggtacaaattgaaaaaatatataaatgaatatcgaaattaactgtaaaagaaatgaatgcaaaccgaatgaatTAATTAGCCTAGGCTTTCAAGTTTGATCACCCTCAAATTGAATAGAGAGTAACAAATACAAGAGCAAAGTAACTCAATATCAAAATCAGAAGAAAAGGCAGTATATTACTTTATATTCTATGAATCTGAATCTGTATGTGTCTGCGAATGTGAATGTATATCTCctcttacaaatgatcagaccctcttttatatagtagggaagtcctATTCTTAATATCATTTTTTAAATACATCAAGGAAtttcatgatagattaattaattggcctctcATTGATATTGCAAATATTTCGGCTTTCtgttttttggctcgataagTTTTCCTTGATCTCGGACGATCTCGACTTCaatcggtctctattttgctcgacaTCGATCTTGGccaatctcgatcttgatcggtctctattttgcttgacctcgatcttggccgatctcgatcttgatcggtctctgggtctcgagctcggctACCTAACTTtgcatcatggctcgatattacacaaagttgaaccttggtctatcatgttctaatctcgattagtcatacgaagggcaaactcggttttgaccgtatacagattaGTCCcttcgtttctcggaaagaagatagcgagaaacgatatgaatttctgAACTTTGACTAGATGTGCAATGATATCAGCGACAagcccgattatgacgtatgtgacaaaCGTCCCGTcagtccagttaccaaggcattaaatttCTGGCAGTCGTTGGTCGTCCACTACCAGTTTTGAACCGTCATTACCAGGCTATAAGTATCCAAACTTTCATACTTAATCAAACTATTCACTCAAAGCTTCTTCTCTACTCTTGCATCTTCTTTAGAAAATCCCTTTGCTTCATAATTTTCATACCGCATACAACCCTAATTTTCTTTATCCTTgttcatcaatggcgaaaacatcTAAAACAGTGCCGCAAAAAGAGGCTGCTTCTTTATCACGACCTGCCGACGGTGAGGATGTGGCGGAGCCTTACCTTGAGGAATTCGTTCTGGTAGGGTGTTCAACCGTCATCGACTTTAAGGTCTAAAAAGCCTCCTCggtaccgggccgatgtgagccgatCGCGAGGTACTAGTGTACAATCACCAAAATAATCCTCGACAAAGTGAAAAAGGAATGCAACATGGGCGAAAAGCATGTGGTGATCCCATCGCCTGAATAATCGATTattacccacgtggaggggttcttaagtgtttatacttaccctttcacgttgggtcccttagaccctgtcatcgtcgctttttgcaagagatacgacgtgaccctcggccaaatccatccttctttttggagaatagtgattctcctccgattcttctcaagcaaaatcgaggggtgtcttttcaccctcgatcaccttgtgcgcctttatagtccccgactctatcgaggagggataatcaagcttgctcgccgagccaccaaagccccattctcgagcatagacgagactcgtgatcgaggttggatgggccgatttgttcgaATCAGAACTTTGGACCTGATCCTTGCTGATGACATGTCGTTTTCTGAGAAATAGAATATGAATCATGAGTAGTATCCCCCTTTGAACGTTTAATTTTGTGGCTCTGCTTTCCATTTTCTTTATCTACTTTTTCTATGTTTGTTACAGTTGTGACCCAGATGCCGGAACCAATTCCGGAacttaaacaatgggttgaaggtctggtgctgcagagaccgtactccgagcgtgcttggatggaattatcaaagggtcgatgggaggcccacaGTCATGGTAAGTTTCTTTCTTAGAACGGTTATCGTTTTGATCTTCTTCTCTTGCTTACTCCTTTTTTTCCCTTTGTAGGCCTTGGGAAGGACGGTGCCATGAGGGCCCCATCTTGTGATGAAGAAATCCTTGCTCCAAGGTAGGTtatagagaagaagagaaaaggggctccgagttccccggtCTCGAAAAAGAGAAAACCGACGAAGAAATCTCTCAAGCCAAAGGGGGGCTCCGATATTATGCCTTCGGACTTGATCCGCCGATTaagggatgagcccgaagaaggagaagaagaagtagCATGTGTGCGGGGtaatgttgtgatacaacaatccTCCGAATTGGCGGAGGTCGATAAAGGGAGCTCTAGCCATAATTCCTGAACAAGAAAAAGTTGAGGCCATTCCGTCCCAAGCTGAGATGGTCGAAGGAGAGACCGGGGGCAAAGCTTCTCGGGCAGCAGAAGATATCTCGAGGGACGAGCTCGGGATAGTCGACATTactggatcccctcagatttcggatgctATGATCCGTGAGGCTAATATGTTGGAAAGTCGATCTTACGAGGGTATTCAGGGGTCGACTGATATCCATGGCTTTCTGGATTGGCTCGAGTCCGCTGCCTCGGAAGATGTTAACAGGTTCGGTGGATTACCAGTATCGAATAAAGCATCATGGTTGGCACGATCGGGTCTTCATCGAGCCCAAAACTGGTGGACCAACTCCCGGCCCCGGGTGTTAATCCCGACCGTAAGCAGAAAATAGTGCTCTCTGTCCCAGAGGATGCCCGAGTTTTCTCTCCCTCGTagggattgctagttaccttaggtccttggtgaccgaagagaaTCAAGCCGTGATGAATGCAGTAGGAGCCGCTTGctttttcaacgaggcccaacatgctctgaATTGGGTAACTTCGAGGGTAtctctactgtttcttttatacttagagttgtagataattctaacatcttcttccttgtttgcatgcttcggtgttgcatcacgaggctttcctccgaTTTTGGGAGGAGCATGAGGCTGAGGTTCGGAACCTCACTAAGAAGAGTGACAcctacaaacttcttagtgagaagcttcgGCCAGATTTGGCAACGGCTCGGGATGAGCATGctgagatggctgagcaggtatttcGAGTGCTTCACGAaagtgaagatgaattggagataactacTAATGATCTGATTCTGCAGGCCCGACAGAGGTTCGAACAAATCGAACGGCTCCAAACGTTGGTGGATACGATACAGGTCGAGGCAAAAGAATTTAAAAAGAACATGGACATTTTAGCCTCGAAAAAGGAGATCTTCCAAGCTCAACTCGAGTCGAACGAGACCCAGCTCCAAGCTGCGAAAGAGAAAACCTCGGTACATGTCGAAAAGATCAAGGAACTTCAacatcggttggatttggccgTTTATGATAAGGCAAGCTTGGCCGATTAACTCGAAGTAGCTAGATCCGAGGTGGCCATAGCTAGATCTGAGGTGGCCGAGGCTAACAAAAGggctgatgctaaagtggcccaattTAGGATCGATGCCGAAGTCAACCAGGCCAAGGCCAAGGGCATGGTCGAGCATGCAAAATGGCAGGCTCGAAGGGAAGCCCTTGAAGGGGTTCAAGCCCAGGGCTTCGATATCATGGCTGAGGTCGAAAAGTCCAGAGTAGAGGAAGCCATGGCCCGGAAGCTAGCCTTCCTTGAGGAAGactccgagagttcgagcgaatCCGAAGACGGAGAGGATTCTGAGGACGGAGATGCGACCCTCGATGAAGACCAAACCTCTTAggactttttcttttcttttttgagtCTGTTTTTTGGTTGTTGTAAATTTAGGCCGATTTGGCCTTTGCAAAAActattgtatataaatataaggcttttcttgCCCTTTCGGCTCTCATATTTTTCCTTTGGTTTTTTGTATTTACAAAGGTCGAAAATGCCGTAGCATAAAATATGGTTGTGTTCGAGGGTTCGAACAAAGCTTGCCTTTATTCCCTTTCTGGGTTTAGGCGTTATCGGGGTTCGATGTTTATCAAAATTTTTCCCGAAAAATATCTTAAGTATGAGATTTTGCCGAGGGTAGACTTTTAGAACCGGTTGTGaaagaattttttatttattgaaggcctatttttgttacgaatttcggacgtctccgagccgtgttaaATTGACCGTAGACTTGTAGTTCAGGAGTTACCCATTGGGCTTGTTTTTCCATCATACCTAGGCTTGCCCGAGATAGTAgttcccgagtggggtggccatgACTTTTAGAAATCGGGGCATTGCCTATTAGGTCTTTTGCCCCCGAGGCCCGATGACTTGGGTTGTTTGAGTCGTATGACACTCCCCGAGTGAGGGAGATATCGTTCGTATTCCGGTTAAGTATTGCCCTTGGGCTTATTTATATTCGGAAGTATGTAGTTCTTTGCAAagaaggaagataaaagaaattCTGCTAATTTCAAAGCATAAGATGTTTGTAAGGAACATACTTTTCTTTATTCTCGATCGAAACAGGGTTCGAGCAATCTATATGGGCACGGTTcgatttgaccgtttgacccttacaataaatcctatttaTCGAGATCCTCCCTCTATGAAGT containing:
- the LOC104095078 gene encoding uncharacterized protein; this translates as MGNYISCTLLGPGGNKQSRGVKVIFPSGEIRHFYQPIKAAEVMLETPNFFLVNTRSLKIGRRFSALNADEDLDMGNVYAMFPMKRVNSFVSAADMGALLLTANSVSKRVSIGSFRILPESCVEYSALEIVQPQANYEQQVLPKLNLDDIEEFSTPEFKHRLSMCRSKKPLLETIAEEPVCSR